A single genomic interval of Macadamia integrifolia cultivar HAES 741 chromosome 6, SCU_Mint_v3, whole genome shotgun sequence harbors:
- the LOC122082334 gene encoding thylakoid lumenal 17.4 kDa protein, chloroplastic isoform X2, with protein sequence MASVSVSDSFSRNSSSLHFPSSSSGLQRFTRQKSSSQLRIRCSGIDDRSTIQGSLFPFQNLKNVACSLFAVWAVNAASPAIAANQRLPPLSTEPNRCERAFVGNTIGQANGVYDKPIDLRFCDYSNDKSNLKGKSLAAALMSDAKFDGADMSEVVMSKAYAVGASFKGVDFSNAVLDRVNFEKANLKGAVFKNSVLSGSTFGEAQLEDAVFEDTIIGYIDLQKLCTNATINDEGRAVLGCR encoded by the exons ATGGCTTCCGTTTCCGTCTCCGATTCCTTCTCGCGGAACTCTTCTTCCCTtcactttccttcttcttcgtcaGGACTTCAGAGATTTACGAGACAGAAATCCTCCTCACAGCTCCGAATCAGGTGTTCCG GTATTGATGATAGATCTACAATCCAGGGAAGCTTATTCCCGTTCCAGAATCTAAAGAATGTCGCATGTAGCTTGTTTGCTGTTTGGGCTGTGAATGCTGCCTCACCTGCTATCGCTGCCAATCAG AGGCTGCCACCATTGTCAACAGAACCAAACCGCTGTGAACGTGCATTTGTTGGAAACACCATTGGTCAAGCTAATGGTGTCTATGATAAACCAATTGATCTCAGGTTCTGTGATTACTCAAATGATAAATCGAATCTGAAAGGAAAGTCACTTGCAGCAGCTCTAATGTCAGATGCTAAGTTTGATGGTGCAGATATGTCTGAGGTGGTGATGTCAAAAGCTTATGCTGTTGGAGCAAGTTTTAAAG GTGTGGACTTCTCAAATGCAGTTTTGGACCGGGTTAATTTTGAGAAAGCCAATCTAAAAGGAGCTGTCTTTAAGAACAGTGTATTGTCAGGCTCCACCTTTGGTGAAGCTCAACTGGAGGATGCTGTGTTTGAGGACACCATTATTGGCTATATCGATCTTCAGAAGTTATGTACAAATGCAACCATCAATGATGAAGGAAGAGCGGTATTGGGATGTCGGTAG
- the LOC122082334 gene encoding thylakoid lumenal 17.4 kDa protein, chloroplastic isoform X1 — protein MASVSVSDSFSRNSSSLHFPSSSSGLQRFTRQKSSSQLRIRCSGTGIDDRSTIQGSLFPFQNLKNVACSLFAVWAVNAASPAIAANQRLPPLSTEPNRCERAFVGNTIGQANGVYDKPIDLRFCDYSNDKSNLKGKSLAAALMSDAKFDGADMSEVVMSKAYAVGASFKGVDFSNAVLDRVNFEKANLKGAVFKNSVLSGSTFGEAQLEDAVFEDTIIGYIDLQKLCTNATINDEGRAVLGCR, from the exons ATGGCTTCCGTTTCCGTCTCCGATTCCTTCTCGCGGAACTCTTCTTCCCTtcactttccttcttcttcgtcaGGACTTCAGAGATTTACGAGACAGAAATCCTCCTCACAGCTCCGAATCAGGTGTTCCG GTACAGGTATTGATGATAGATCTACAATCCAGGGAAGCTTATTCCCGTTCCAGAATCTAAAGAATGTCGCATGTAGCTTGTTTGCTGTTTGGGCTGTGAATGCTGCCTCACCTGCTATCGCTGCCAATCAG AGGCTGCCACCATTGTCAACAGAACCAAACCGCTGTGAACGTGCATTTGTTGGAAACACCATTGGTCAAGCTAATGGTGTCTATGATAAACCAATTGATCTCAGGTTCTGTGATTACTCAAATGATAAATCGAATCTGAAAGGAAAGTCACTTGCAGCAGCTCTAATGTCAGATGCTAAGTTTGATGGTGCAGATATGTCTGAGGTGGTGATGTCAAAAGCTTATGCTGTTGGAGCAAGTTTTAAAG GTGTGGACTTCTCAAATGCAGTTTTGGACCGGGTTAATTTTGAGAAAGCCAATCTAAAAGGAGCTGTCTTTAAGAACAGTGTATTGTCAGGCTCCACCTTTGGTGAAGCTCAACTGGAGGATGCTGTGTTTGAGGACACCATTATTGGCTATATCGATCTTCAGAAGTTATGTACAAATGCAACCATCAATGATGAAGGAAGAGCGGTATTGGGATGTCGGTAG